CGCTTCCAGCGCCGCGTGGGAGAGGAATGCCTGCAGCGGCATCAAATCTTCGTCTTCTTCGTTGTAGCTGAACTGACGCGTTGCCGTCACCAGTTCCTCTAAGTTCTCGATACGCGTCTGGCCCTTTTCGCCCTTTTCCTGCTCATACATCATACGCAGGCCCGAATCCTTCACCACACGGTCCGTCTGAACGTGCAGCGGCATATCGGCGGTTTCTTGTGCCAGGGCGTCAATCAGTTCAATAAAGCGCTGTAACGCGCTTGCTGCGCGCCCGGCCAAGGCTTTTTCCTGCAATAGCTCACGGCACGATTGCCACAGCGTGAGCTGACGCTCACGGGCAGCCTGACGCACCACGTCCAGGGTGCGATCGCCGATTCCACGCGTTGGGGTATTCACGACACGCTCAAACGCCGCATCGTCGTTACGGTTAGCAATCAGACGCAAATACGACAGCGCGTCTTTGATTTCCTGGCGTTCGAAGAAGCGCATGCCGCCATAGATGCGGTACGGCATGCTGACCTGCAACAGCGCCTCTTCGAGCACGCGCGACTGGGCGTTACTGCGATAGAGAATGGCGCATTTTTCCAGCGCGCCGCCGTTGTCCTGCCAGGTTTTGATGCGATTGACCACGAAACGCGCTTCGTCCAACTCGTTGAACGCGCAGTAGATTGAAATCGGTTCGCCGTCGACGCCGTCGGTCCACAGCTTTTTGCCCAGTCGCCCGTTGTTGTTTTCAATCAGGGCGTTGGCGGCGCTCAGAATATTGTTCGTCGAGCGGTAGTTTTGCTCCAGACGAATAGTTTCTGCACCAGGGAAATCATTGAGGAAGCGCTGAATGTTTTCGACCTGCGCACCACGCCAGCCGTAAATCGACTGGTCATCATCGCCCACGATCATCACTTTACCGGTGTCACCCGCCAGCATGCGGATCCACGCGTACTGAATGTTGTTGGTATCCTGGAATTCATCCACGAGGATGTTGGTAAAGCGTTCGCGATAATGCTGAAGAATATGCGGCTTGTTCAGCCACAGCTCATGCGCGCGCAGGAGCAACTCGGCGAAATCCACCAGACCCGCGCGATCGCATGCTTCCTGATAAGCCTGATAAACCTTCTGCCAGGTTTGCTCAACCGGATTGCCGAAGCTTTGAATATGGTGCGGGCGCAGCCCTTCGTCTTTTTGACCGTTGATGTACCACATCGCCTGACGCGGCGGCCATTGCTTCTCATCGAGGTTCATCGCCTTGATCAGACGTTTCAGCAAACGCAGCTGGTCTTCGCTGTCGAGGATCTGGAAATCCTGTGGCAGATTAGCGTCCATATGGTGCGCACGCAGCAGTCGGTGCGCCAGCCCGTGGAACGTGCCCACCCACATGCCGCCCTGGCTGGTGCCCATCAGCTGGGCAATACGATGGCGCATTTCCGCCGCCGCTTTGTTGGTAAACGTCACGGCCATAATGGAATACGGCGAGCTGTTTTCTACGCTCTGCAACCACGCGATGCGGTGAACCAGAACACGCGTCTTACCACTGCCCGCCCCTGCCAGCACCAGCATATTGGTCCGCGTCGCGGCGACCGCTTCACGTTGTTTGTCATTAAGGCTGTCGAGCAGGTAAGAAACGTCCATTGGCACCGCCAGAAGTCATCTGCCCGGCGGCGTTTTATCTGCCGGACATACTGTTGATTTATACAATACTGCTGGTGATTATATCAGCGTGGTGAGGGATGCCAACCGCGAAATTTCTACGTGTGGCAACAGGCGGCTGTCGACGGTCTGCATCAGGTCGGCGTTTTCAGGTTTGATCCAGCAGGCCTGCATGCCACAGCGGATCGCCCCGGCGACATCAGTCGTCAGATCGTCGCCGACGTGCAGGATTTCGCCCAGCGGCAACGCCAATTTTTCTGCCGCCAGATGATACATATCGCTAAACGGTTTGGAACGCCCGTGCGGGCCCGCTCGGAAGACAAACGTAAAATAGTCGCCAAGCCCGAACAATTCCGGCTGGGCGTTGCCGTTGGTGATCGCCACCAGCGGCCATTTTTCGGCCAGTTTCGCCAGCGTATCGTGCGTCTCTTGCGGCACGTCGATTCGGCTGCGCCATTTGGCAAAATTGGCCATTGACGCTTCCGCGCCCAGCGCGGCTTCGGCTGCCGTGAGACCCGCATTGATCATCGCCTGTTCCACCGCACGACGACGCCATTCGGTCACGTCGTGATAAATGTCTGGCTCCGTCTCGCGCAGCGTCTGACGCAAACGCTGAAAATCGGTGTTTTGCAGGGTTTTTAAGGACGGATGATAATTTTGTACAAACGCCAGCGCTTCCTGTTCGGTGCGTAAAATCACCTGACGGTTGTCATAAAGCGTGTCATCAAGATCAAAAGTCAGCGCAGAAATCTGACCTAATGGGCGGTAAAAACGCATTATTTCCCCCGTTTGGCGCGCGGATGCGCCGAGTCATAGACTGACGCAAGATGTTGAAAATCAAGATGGGTATAGATCTGGGTGGTGGATAAATTGGCGTGACCTAACAGCTCCTGCACGCCGCGCAGGTCACCGCTGGATTCAAGCATATGCGTCGCGAAAGAATGGCGCAGCTTGTGCGGATGGACATGGCTGTTCAGCCCCTGCTTTATGCCCCACTCGGCAAACCGTTTTTGCACGTTGCGCGCCGAAATTCGCTTCCCCAGCTTCGAGAGAAACAGCGCGTTTTCCTCTGCGCCAAACAGCCCGCGCAGATCCAGCCAGTGTTCAATCCAGGCCACCGCATTGCGGCCAATCGGCAAGCGTCGCTCTTTGCTGCCTTTGCCCATTACCCACACTTCGCCGGTATCCAAATCGAGGTGTTTGAGATCTAAATTCACCAGTTCAGACAGACGCAATCCCGCACCGTACATCACTTCCAGCATGGCGCGATCGCGCACTGCCAGCGGATCGTTAAGGTCGATATTGAGCAGGCGATTCACATCATCAACGTCGATATTTTTCGGCAGATGACGCGGGGCTTTGGGGGTAGAAATACCTTTTGCCGGATTGGCGTTGAGTTCGCCCTGGCTGACCAGCCAGTCGAAGAAACTGCGCAACGCCGACAGACGCAGCGCCAGGCTCGCCGGACCCAGACCTTTACGGCGACTGCGCACAACAAGGGCCCGCACGGTCGCGGCATCGCAAAGCGGCCAGCTTTTCAGGCCAATCTCTTCCGCCAGCTGCATGATCGCATCCAACTGGCGCTGATAGTTCAGCAGCGTAATCGGACTGAGCTGGCGTTCGATGCCGAGATAACGCAGAAAACGCGCGACGAAGGAGCTAAGAGGAGCGTCCGTCATACGCGCTCAATCCAGCGCTCCAGCAGCTCAGGCAGCATTAGGGCGATTTCCTGCAGCAAATGCGTGCCCTGCCCCTGTTCGTAGTGGTGCGCGTCGCGGCTGGTGAATAACATTACGCCCAGATCCCCTTCGCGCCCCATCAGCGACATCGCCACTGAGCCAATCGCTTTGGCTTCCGGCAGTACCACCAGCAGTTCAGGTCCGTTCAGTGGCCCAAGATAGTGATGCTCATGCCCAAGACGCTGGATGCGCAGCGGTTCAAACGTTTGACGATTCAAGGCCAGATGGGTAAAACCAGACGGCGCGCCGATGCGCCAGCGATCGGGGAACAGACGAATGGTCGCTCCCGCCAGGCCTATTTCGCGCGCCCAGCGGTGGAAACGGCTGAGAAACTCTTCCAGGCTGTGCGCCGACGCGAGCCGCGCCTGCAAATTCAGCAGACGATAAAACAGGCTTTCGTTATTGCTGGCCTGTTCCATCAGCAGCGTCATGTTTTCTTCAAGCTGATCGATGTGTTTACGCGAGCGCGCCATGTGCCATTCAACCAGCGACACGGTATCGCGCACGGGATGCGGCACGCGCATTTGTTCAACCACGCGTGCATTGCGGATAAAAAACTCAGGATTGCGCAGCAGATAATCAACAACAGCCCGGTCATCCAGTTCCGTCATTATTTCCTGCAGTTCTTCCCCTGGTTGTTTCATAGATGGATAAACCCGTCATAAACATGTGCCGCCGGGCCAGTCATAAACAGCGGATGACCCGGACCTTTCCAGGCGATATCAAGACGACCGCCCGGCAATTCCACGCGAACCTCTTCTGCCAGTAAACCTTGCGATATACCGACAGCCACGGCCGCACAAGCGCCGCTGCCACAGGCTCGCGTTTCGCCCGCGCCGCGCTCGTAGACGCGCAGGCGGATGTGTTCACGCTTCATCACCTGCATAAATCCGATATTCGCCCGCTCCGGAAAGCGCTCGTGGCTTTCCATGATGGGGCCGAGGATTTCCACGGCGGCCGTATCAACATCATCAACCTGAATCACGCAGTGGGGATTTCCCATCGAGACGACGCCGCACAATACTGTCTGCTCGGACGCGCGCATAATATAGGTCTTTTCCGCTTTGATGGCGCGAAACGGTACGGCTGATGGCTCGAAGTTGGGCTCGCCCATGTTCACGCGCACCAGCTCATCGTCTGTGACGCTTAATATCATGCGGCCATTCGCCGTGCTCACGCAGATATCGCGCTTATTGGTCAGGCCTTTCAGACGCACAAAGCGGGCGAAACAGCGCGCGCCGTTGCCGCACTGTGAGACTTCACTGCCGTCAGCATTAAAGATGCGATAGTGAAAATCGAGATCCGGATCGTACGGCGGCTCGACCACCAGCAGTTGATCAAAACCGACGCCCACATGCCGATCCGCCAGGCGGCGAATCAGCTCTGGTGAGAAAAAGACATTCTGCGTTACCGCGTCGACGACCATAAAATCGTTGCCAAGGCCATGCATTTTAGAGAACTGCATCATCTACTCCATTGCGCGGGTACCGAAACTGGTTCTCAGTAATTGACCTGGCTTGGGCCACCGTTATCGCCGCGATCGTTGCTCACAGGCGTGGTTGACTCAATCTGACTGTTCACCGGTTTCGTCGGCGGTGGCGCAGATTTATCCGCAGGCGGGAAATAGAGCGGTCCCTTCAGTCCACAGCCGGTCAGGCTAAACAGAGTGACAAGAACGGCAAGCGTTCGAAAAACGTTTTTCATTAGTGGTGGCCCGTAAGTTCATGCTTTCTGTTTCTATCATCGCAGGAGAAGACACAAAAGCAAGAGTTTGCCGCTTTCCTGCAACGGGATTTATTTAGCGTTATACTCCCGCCATCACGAAAAACAGGAACAAAACCATGAATGACAGTGAATTTCATCGCCTTGCCGATAACTTGTGGCAGACCATTGAAGCGCGTCTGGACGACTGGGATGGCGACAGCGATATTGATTGTGAGATCAACGGCGGCGTGCTGACACTAAGCTTTGAGAACGGCAGCAAAATTATTATTAATCGCCAGGAGCCGCTTCATCAGGTGTGGCTGGCGACAAAACAGGGCGGCTACCATTTCAATCTGAAAGGGGACGACTGGATTTGCGACCGTAGCGGCGAGATGTTCTGGGATTTGCTGGAACAGGCGGCGACGCAACAGGCAGGCGAAGAGATCAGTTTCCGAGGTTAACAGTCACTAGCTTCTCGTCAGAGACGGTTTTTGCTGTTAGCACCCTCTCCCGTGGGAGAGGGTCGGCCCGCACTCAGGAAAAATACTGCTGTAACAGCGGCTGGTTTTCGTCCAGGTTCTCCGGTGGGGCTGCAACCATCTGATTGCGGAACGGAAGCACCTGTGCGCGCCCATCGACTTTCACGATCTGATAGAACTGCGGCAAGTTGAAGTTGATGAAGCTTGAGCCGTAGGTAAAGCGATCGTGCGATGACGAATAGAAGCGGCTCACATCGCGAACCAAATCTTCTTTGCTCCCTTCGCAGTGGTGATAAACCTCTGCACGGTTGGTTTCATCCAGAATGTAAATGTTAAATCCAGATTGATCATCCGCTTCTTCGAAGAAGAACTGAATAATCCCTTCGCTGGCAAAACCATCCACCACCTGCGGCAAACTCACCGGATTGGTTTCGACCTGCACGGACAGGCTGTGCAGCTTGTTGTGCGAGATAGCGCCGTAAAACTCGATCGCGTTTTCCAGTTTTTGCACGGACACATTCAGGCGCTCAAAGAACAGGCCCCAGGTCTGGCCAGAAACGCGCAGCGCTTTGAAACGCCCGGTTTCATGGCGGGTGCTCGAAAGACGCAGTTCAATACACTCAGAGACAAGCTGCTGGACGCGAGTACGAATCAGGCCCCGCAGATGCTGGCTGTAGCAGAACACTTCGACGCTGTCTGGCGGCGCGGCATCCTGATGCATCTTCCCGAGAATTGTTTTTAACGCCTCGATCATCGCCTGCTCGCCGTTGAAATGCAGCGTTCGCACTTCGTTCCACGAGTTGCGATACAGCAGGTCCACGCTGCCAATCAGGCAATTTTGCTGCTCGCCAAAGCTGAAGACATCCAGTTTGCGGAAATCAAAATGGACAACCTGATTGCGGAACGCCGCCGTCGGGTCGTATTCCAGGTTAACGATAATCGCCAGATGACGAATTTCGCACGGGCTGTAGAGCGCTTTCGGCGTCGGCGCAGGCAGACGCAGCGGGAAGTGATGCGACACATCCGCGACCATTTCCTGCAGCTTGGCTAAATCAACGACCTCGTTGCCTTTGATAAACAGGCGGGTGCGAGAAGTCAGCAGACCGTTAAACCAGGCCCAGGCCACCAGCTTGTTAAGATAGCGGTTATATTCCAGCGGCTGATGGCTGACGATCGAA
This sequence is a window from Enterobacter sp. 638. Protein-coding genes within it:
- the dapF gene encoding diaminopimelate epimerase; translated protein: MQFSKMHGLGNDFMVVDAVTQNVFFSPELIRRLADRHVGVGFDQLLVVEPPYDPDLDFHYRIFNADGSEVSQCGNGARCFARFVRLKGLTNKRDICVSTANGRMILSVTDDELVRVNMGEPNFEPSAVPFRAIKAEKTYIMRASEQTVLCGVVSMGNPHCVIQVDDVDTAAVEILGPIMESHERFPERANIGFMQVMKREHIRLRVYERGAGETRACGSGACAAVAVGISQGLLAEEVRVELPGGRLDIAWKGPGHPLFMTGPAAHVYDGFIHL
- the uvrD gene encoding DNA helicase II, whose amino-acid sequence is MDVSYLLDSLNDKQREAVAATRTNMLVLAGAGSGKTRVLVHRIAWLQSVENSSPYSIMAVTFTNKAAAEMRHRIAQLMGTSQGGMWVGTFHGLAHRLLRAHHMDANLPQDFQILDSEDQLRLLKRLIKAMNLDEKQWPPRQAMWYINGQKDEGLRPHHIQSFGNPVEQTWQKVYQAYQEACDRAGLVDFAELLLRAHELWLNKPHILQHYRERFTNILVDEFQDTNNIQYAWIRMLAGDTGKVMIVGDDDQSIYGWRGAQVENIQRFLNDFPGAETIRLEQNYRSTNNILSAANALIENNNGRLGKKLWTDGVDGEPISIYCAFNELDEARFVVNRIKTWQDNGGALEKCAILYRSNAQSRVLEEALLQVSMPYRIYGGMRFFERQEIKDALSYLRLIANRNDDAAFERVVNTPTRGIGDRTLDVVRQAARERQLTLWQSCRELLQEKALAGRAASALQRFIELIDALAQETADMPLHVQTDRVVKDSGLRMMYEQEKGEKGQTRIENLEELVTATRQFSYNEEDEDLMPLQAFLSHAALEAGEGQADTWQDAVQLMTLHSAKGLEFPQVFIVGMEEGMFPSQMSLDEGGRLEEERRLAYVGVTRAMEKLTLTYAETRRLYGKEVYHRPSRFIGELPEACVEEVRLRASISRPVNHQRMGTPISENDTGYKLGQRVRHSKFGEGTIVNLEGSGEHSRLQVAFQGQGIKWLVAAYARLENV
- the cyaY gene encoding iron donor protein CyaY, which translates into the protein MNDSEFHRLADNLWQTIEARLDDWDGDSDIDCEINGGVLTLSFENGSKIIINRQEPLHQVWLATKQGGYHFNLKGDDWICDRSGEMFWDLLEQAATQQAGEEISFRG
- the xerC gene encoding tyrosine recombinase XerC; protein product: MTDAPLSSFVARFLRYLGIERQLSPITLLNYQRQLDAIMQLAEEIGLKSWPLCDAATVRALVVRSRRKGLGPASLALRLSALRSFFDWLVSQGELNANPAKGISTPKAPRHLPKNIDVDDVNRLLNIDLNDPLAVRDRAMLEVMYGAGLRLSELVNLDLKHLDLDTGEVWVMGKGSKERRLPIGRNAVAWIEHWLDLRGLFGAEENALFLSKLGKRISARNVQKRFAEWGIKQGLNSHVHPHKLRHSFATHMLESSGDLRGVQELLGHANLSTTQIYTHLDFQHLASVYDSAHPRAKRGK
- a CDS encoding lipoprotein encodes the protein MKNVFRTLAVLVTLFSLTGCGLKGPLYFPPADKSAPPPTKPVNSQIESTTPVSNDRGDNGGPSQVNY
- a CDS encoding DUF484 domain-containing protein translates to MKQPGEELQEIMTELDDRAVVDYLLRNPEFFIRNARVVEQMRVPHPVRDTVSLVEWHMARSRKHIDQLEENMTLLMEQASNNESLFYRLLNLQARLASAHSLEEFLSRFHRWAREIGLAGATIRLFPDRWRIGAPSGFTHLALNRQTFEPLRIQRLGHEHHYLGPLNGPELLVVLPEAKAIGSVAMSLMGREGDLGVMLFTSRDAHHYEQGQGTHLLQEIALMLPELLERWIERV
- the yigB gene encoding 5-amino-6-(5-phospho-D-ribitylamino)uracil phosphatase YigB; the encoded protein is MRFYRPLGQISALTFDLDDTLYDNRQVILRTEQEALAFVQNYHPSLKTLQNTDFQRLRQTLRETEPDIYHDVTEWRRRAVEQAMINAGLTAAEAALGAEASMANFAKWRSRIDVPQETHDTLAKLAEKWPLVAITNGNAQPELFGLGDYFTFVFRAGPHGRSKPFSDMYHLAAEKLALPLGEILHVGDDLTTDVAGAIRCGMQACWIKPENADLMQTVDSRLLPHVEISRLASLTTLI